A single region of the Streptomyces sp. NBC_01803 genome encodes:
- a CDS encoding DUF6716 putative glycosyltransferase, whose translation MPVPSPTPLRVAVLADSDTRWKWGALTARRIAPESTVHGYLLWGRATPTERQLAEIGAEADVLHEVSATDFLADLGERAHEDSGKEPIDVLILACVGGTIQAMLHGLARAWRTADRRPVVVTGYVGVVYEKLPDGLLLRHGADLVLANSPFDARRFRAIYDGVRADSSSVTECALPFLDGRAYDPGPAQRGERPYRVVFAVQPSVPDSRKDRVYLLDRAVEHARRHPEREVVLKLRSKPSEHTTHIEELPYQRLAERAKEEQPPNFRLAYGNMGEVLDETDLLVTVSSTAALESLHRSIPTAVLSDLGVREALGNHYFIGSGCFASWDELDSGHLPEPDPEWLADQGVATSHERAFAVARGRLDALLEARAEKGLPPLAPYYTARTAPGYLPGVLGRHGLDAEGEPVAGPQAPAPQAGMRAASRRLLRRTARGAYRAGVQRVAPLIRRWGQL comes from the coding sequence GTGCCCGTTCCATCCCCCACCCCACTGCGTGTGGCCGTGCTGGCGGATTCCGATACCCGGTGGAAGTGGGGCGCGCTGACCGCGCGCCGGATCGCCCCGGAATCGACCGTCCATGGCTATCTGCTGTGGGGTCGTGCCACGCCGACCGAGCGGCAGCTCGCGGAGATCGGGGCCGAGGCGGATGTCCTGCACGAGGTCAGCGCCACGGACTTCCTGGCCGACCTCGGCGAGCGCGCCCACGAGGACAGCGGCAAGGAGCCGATCGATGTCCTGATCCTCGCCTGCGTGGGGGGCACCATCCAGGCCATGCTGCACGGGCTGGCCCGAGCCTGGCGCACCGCCGACCGGCGGCCCGTCGTCGTCACCGGCTATGTGGGCGTCGTCTACGAGAAGCTGCCCGACGGGCTGCTGCTGCGCCACGGCGCCGACCTCGTGCTGGCGAACAGCCCCTTCGACGCGCGGCGCTTCCGCGCGATCTACGACGGCGTCCGCGCCGACAGCTCGTCCGTCACCGAGTGCGCCCTGCCGTTCCTCGACGGACGTGCGTACGACCCGGGCCCTGCCCAGCGCGGTGAGCGGCCCTACCGGGTGGTCTTCGCCGTCCAGCCCTCGGTGCCCGACAGCCGCAAGGACCGGGTCTACCTGCTGGACCGGGCCGTCGAGCACGCCCGCAGGCACCCCGAGCGGGAGGTCGTGCTCAAGCTGCGCAGCAAGCCCAGCGAGCACACCACGCACATCGAGGAGCTGCCCTACCAGCGCCTGGCCGAGCGCGCCAAGGAGGAGCAGCCGCCCAACTTCCGGCTGGCCTACGGCAACATGGGCGAGGTCCTGGACGAGACGGACCTGCTGGTCACGGTCAGCTCCACCGCCGCGCTGGAGTCACTGCACCGGTCGATCCCCACCGCGGTCCTCTCCGACCTCGGTGTCCGCGAGGCCCTCGGCAACCACTACTTCATCGGCTCCGGCTGCTTCGCCTCCTGGGACGAGCTGGACTCGGGCCACCTGCCGGAGCCCGACCCGGAGTGGCTGGCCGACCAGGGCGTCGCCACCTCGCACGAACGGGCGTTCGCCGTGGCGCGCGGCCGGCTCGACGCGCTGCTCGAAGCGCGCGCGGAGAAGGGGCTGCCGCCCCTGGCCCCCTACTACACGGCCCGTACCGCCCCCGGATATCTGCCCGGCGTCCTGGGCCGCCACGGCCTGGACGCCGAGGGCGAGCCCGTCGCCGGACCCCAGGCCCCCGCCCCGCAGGCGGGCATGCGCGCCGCCTCGCGCCGCCTGCTGCGCCGCACCGCGCGCGGTGCCTACCGGGCGGGTGTTCAGCGGGTGGCGCCGCTCATCCGGCGCTGGGGGCAATTGTGA
- a CDS encoding cytidylyltransferase domain-containing protein encodes MSTVLAVIPARGGSKGVPGKNLAQVGDAPLVTRAVRACRAARLLTSVVVSTDDPGIAAAGHAAGAEVVERPTDIAGDTATSEAAVLHALDTYERRHGVTVDVVLLVQCTSPFLTREEIDGVAAAVLDGADTALTAAPFHGFLWRETPHAGGHGVNHDKAYRPRRQDRPEDLLETGAAYAMRADGFRAERHRFFGRTELVRTDPARVLEIDDPHDIARARALAPLFDGGEASAPAGPFPDYLPTRADIDAVVLDFDGTQTDDHVLVDSEGRELVAVHRGDGLGISALRRAGLPLLILSTEENPVVAARARKLRIPVLHGVDRKDLALKQWCEEQGIAPERVLYAGNDVNDLPCFGLVGWPVAVASAQDVVRGAARAVTSAPGGAGAIREIASWILGKELTTS; translated from the coding sequence ATGAGTACGGTGCTGGCTGTTATCCCCGCGCGCGGGGGCTCCAAGGGAGTGCCCGGAAAGAATCTCGCGCAGGTCGGTGACGCCCCGCTGGTCACCCGCGCCGTCCGCGCGTGCCGCGCCGCGCGCCTGCTCACCTCCGTCGTGGTCTCCACCGACGACCCCGGGATAGCCGCCGCCGGGCACGCCGCGGGCGCCGAGGTCGTGGAGCGCCCCACCGACATCGCCGGGGACACCGCCACCAGCGAGGCCGCGGTGCTGCACGCCCTGGACACCTACGAGCGGCGGCACGGCGTGACGGTCGACGTCGTCCTGCTCGTGCAGTGCACCAGCCCGTTCCTGACCCGCGAGGAGATCGACGGCGTCGCCGCCGCCGTCCTCGACGGCGCCGACACCGCCCTCACGGCCGCCCCGTTCCACGGCTTCCTGTGGCGCGAGACCCCGCACGCCGGCGGGCACGGCGTCAACCACGACAAGGCGTACCGGCCGCGTCGCCAGGACCGGCCGGAGGACCTGCTGGAGACCGGCGCCGCCTACGCGATGCGCGCCGACGGCTTCCGCGCGGAGCGGCACCGCTTCTTCGGCCGTACCGAGCTGGTCCGCACCGACCCCGCGCGCGTGCTGGAGATCGACGACCCGCACGACATCGCCCGCGCCCGCGCCCTGGCGCCGCTCTTCGACGGCGGCGAGGCGAGCGCCCCCGCCGGGCCCTTCCCCGATTACCTGCCGACCCGCGCCGACATCGACGCGGTCGTGCTCGACTTCGACGGCACGCAGACGGACGATCACGTGCTCGTCGACTCCGAAGGACGGGAGCTCGTCGCCGTGCACCGCGGCGACGGGCTCGGCATCTCCGCGCTGCGGCGGGCCGGTCTCCCCCTGCTGATCCTGTCCACGGAGGAGAACCCGGTCGTCGCCGCGCGGGCGCGCAAGCTGCGCATTCCCGTGCTGCACGGTGTCGACCGGAAGGACCTCGCCCTCAAGCAGTGGTGCGAGGAGCAGGGAATCGCGCCGGAGCGCGTGCTCTACGCGGGCAATGACGTCAACGACCTGCCGTGCTTCGGCCTCGTCGGCTGGCCGGTCGCCGTCGCCAGCGCCCAGGACGTCGTACGTGGCGCCGCGCGCGCGGTCACCTCCGCGCCGGGTGGCGCAGGCGCGATCCGCGAGATCGCCTCGTGGATCCTCGGAAAGGAACTGACCACATCATGA
- a CDS encoding N-acetylneuraminate synthase family protein translates to MTQGNRLRDFGDRVVGPGRPVYVTGEIGINHNGDLENALALIDAAVEAGCDAVKFQKRTPEICTPRDQWDIERDTPWGRMTYIDYRHRVEFGEDEYRAIDEYCKKRGIHWFASPWDTEAVAFLERFDLPAHKVASASLTDDELLRALRATGRTIILSTGMSTPQQIRHAVEVLGSENILLCHATSTYPAKAEELNLRVIHTLQAEYPNVPIGYSGHETGLQTTLAAVALGATFVERHITLDRAMWGSDQAASVEPQGLSRLVRDIRTIEESLGDGVKRVYDSELGPMKKLRRVKGEVAEREDAGEPATAAV, encoded by the coding sequence ATGACCCAAGGCAACCGTCTTCGTGATTTCGGCGACCGTGTCGTGGGCCCGGGCCGCCCCGTGTACGTCACCGGCGAGATCGGCATCAACCACAACGGTGATCTGGAGAACGCCCTCGCGCTGATCGACGCCGCCGTCGAGGCCGGCTGCGACGCGGTGAAGTTCCAGAAGCGGACGCCGGAGATCTGCACTCCGCGCGATCAGTGGGACATCGAGCGGGACACCCCGTGGGGCCGGATGACCTACATCGACTACCGGCACCGCGTCGAGTTCGGCGAGGACGAGTACCGGGCCATCGACGAGTACTGCAAGAAGCGCGGGATCCACTGGTTCGCCTCGCCCTGGGACACCGAGGCCGTCGCGTTCCTGGAGCGGTTCGACCTGCCGGCCCACAAGGTCGCCTCGGCGTCGCTCACCGACGACGAGCTGCTGCGCGCGCTGCGCGCCACGGGCCGCACGATCATCCTGTCCACCGGCATGTCGACGCCCCAGCAGATCCGGCACGCGGTGGAGGTGCTCGGCAGCGAGAACATCCTGCTCTGCCACGCCACCAGCACCTACCCGGCCAAGGCCGAGGAGCTCAACCTGCGGGTGATCCACACCCTCCAGGCCGAGTACCCCAACGTGCCCATCGGGTACTCGGGCCACGAGACCGGCCTGCAGACCACGCTGGCCGCCGTCGCCCTCGGCGCCACCTTCGTGGAGCGGCACATCACCCTCGACCGTGCCATGTGGGGCTCGGACCAGGCCGCCTCGGTCGAGCCGCAGGGCCTGTCCCGGCTGGTGCGCGACATCCGCACCATCGAGGAGTCCCTCGGTGACGGCGTCAAGCGCGTCTACGACAGCGAGCTGGGCCCGATGAAGAAGCTGCGCCGCGTCAAGGGCGAGGTTGCCGAGCGCGAGGACGCGGGCGAGCCCGCGACCGCCGCGGTCTGA